In Brachypodium distachyon strain Bd21 chromosome 5, Brachypodium_distachyon_v3.0, whole genome shotgun sequence, the genomic window agaatatctctccagtcggaggggcaaaatcccatcttggttatccacatcacacagcttgattctcagtcaacccgaactctgcctttataactgccctgttacggaacaacgtttgacagaacctaagttggtgatccacaactcggattgtgcgataacctcaggtctaaggattacattgattgagacatgcaaatgacgacctactcgttgcatctcaatatgggtcagtccgactcgctaaactctttagccgagtccgtgtaagctggaatgacatcaccatgcccatgacaagtggaaccgagtcatcagccaactttcacattagtctaggttatgtgtccagcacaacctcaatgactaaggacaatttagtatgaacaacatgaatacatagttccacaatcaaatcacatattcaatgatacatatcagatgttcaaacaaggacaactcaataatatttatgaatacattgggaattacatcatacatgattgcctctagggcatattcctaGTTCTTACCAGCCCCTTGCCACGCTCCTAGTTCTTACCAGCCCCTGCAACGAGTTGCAGATGTGAATTACTGATCCGGTATCATATACCCATGAactgttaggtgcatcagcaagataaatgtctataacattacAAACAAGCGTACCTGAGTTAGAAgtcccacttccactcttggctttgtcagccaaaaacttgctgcagttcctcttccagtgCCCATCCGTCTTGCAATAGAAGCAAGTGGATCCAGCTGCAGGAGATGGCTTAGTCCCTGAGGCAGCGCTCGGGACAGAGTCCTGAGTTTTGCCTCCTGacttagccttcttcttcttagtccaagaacccttcttgaacttagccttattctgcaccatcaacacttgactgGTGCCTTTCTTGAGATCAGCCTCTGCTGTCTTGAGCATCCCATGTAGTTCAGTGAGCTTCTTATccataccatgcatgtgatagTTCGAGATGAACGGAGCATATGCACTAGGAAGAGAGTTCAGAACTATATCTGTAGCGAACTCATCGCTTATGGGAAAACCCAGCCTATCCAAAGACTGCACGTAACCAGTCATCTTGATCACGTGCGGACTCAGTGGATCGCCGTCTTTGAGCTTACAGCCAAGCAAAGCTTGAGAGACTTGATACCTCTCGGTCTTTGCCTGAGCCTGGAACATACTTTTGAGGCTTTCGATCATATCGtaggcctcaacattctcgaactgctgctgcaagtccGGTTCCATGTGTGCAAGCATAAGACAGCTAATTTCCGTAGACTCATCTCTAGCCTTACGGTGGGCATTCATGACAGCGACTGTCGCATCTTCATCAGGCTCATCTGGGAGTGGAGTGTCTAGAAcatggtccttcttttcttgcttgaggACTATCCTCAGATTAcgataccagttggtgaaattagttccattaagtttatctttctctaggatcgacctcaacgcaaaagtggacaaatgaggaaggttgctaggtgccattgatctacaacagaaaatatgcaaaacactTAAGACATGTATTCATAAAAGAGCAGGAATATTAAACGCTTTAATACTTATGCTCCCACTAGAACCAACATCTCTCCGATGGTTACTAAGTGATTCAGGATCCTAAATAAGCAAAACgactagtgagct contains:
- the LOC106865592 gene encoding uncharacterized protein LOC106865592, whose translation is MAPSNLPHLSTFALRSILEKDKLNGTNFTNWYRNLRIVLKQEKKDHVLDTPLPDEPDEDATVAVMNAHRKARDESTEISCLMLAHMEPDLQQQFENVEAYDMIESLKSMFQAQAKTERYQVSQALLGCKLKDGDPLSPHVIKMTGYVQSLDRLGFPISDEFATDIVLNSLPSAYAPFISNYHMHGMDKKLTELHGMLKTAEADLKKGTSQVLMVQNKAKFKKGSWTKKKKAKSGGKTQDSVPSAASGTKPSPAAGSTCFYCKTDGHWKRNCSKFLADKAKSGSGTSNSGAGKN